A genomic window from Anthocerotibacter panamensis C109 includes:
- a CDS encoding ParA family protein, translating into MEVLALVSLAGGMGRTTTALHVALALSAYGRVLVVDLDPQASCTAWLGGGLAVTEPSGLEVLNGTVAVHRALRNLGRNLWLLPADRALGLQADQLPPYDQELLLQHKLRLLAGEFAYCVVDTMAGKSLLTVMACCAAQWLVIPVEMSPKGVLALGDTLAFLDELQGHSLPVGKVLGILPVRDQWIGRRRIKLGVEVLKTMSSKTQNHFFTPVRETLRLKQFGPETTLLEGTLGGPFLEVVQALHAEQTGGQDR; encoded by the coding sequence ATGGAAGTTTTGGCGCTTGTTTCTTTAGCTGGAGGGATGGGGCGGACGACGACCGCTCTGCATGTAGCTTTGGCCTTGAGTGCCTACGGACGGGTTTTGGTGGTAGATCTCGATCCGCAGGCTAGTTGCACTGCTTGGCTGGGCGGGGGGCTAGCGGTGACGGAGCCCTCCGGTTTAGAAGTCTTAAATGGGACTGTGGCGGTGCACCGGGCGCTGCGAAATTTAGGGCGAAATCTGTGGCTTTTACCCGCAGACCGGGCTTTGGGGTTACAGGCGGACCAACTCCCGCCCTACGACCAAGAGTTGCTTTTACAACATAAATTGCGCCTGCTTGCCGGAGAATTTGCCTACTGTGTGGTGGATACGATGGCAGGAAAATCGCTCCTGACTGTTATGGCCTGTTGTGCGGCTCAATGGCTCGTGATTCCTGTGGAGATGAGTCCCAAGGGCGTTCTGGCGCTAGGGGATACCCTGGCTTTTCTTGATGAATTGCAGGGACATAGCTTACCTGTGGGCAAGGTATTGGGGATATTGCCGGTCAGAGACCAATGGATTGGCCGCAGGCGGATAAAACTGGGGGTCGAAGTCCTAAAAACCATGAGCAGCAAAACGCAGAACCACTTTTTTACGCCGGTACGTGAGACCCTACGCTTGAAACAGTTTGGACCCGAGACGACGCTCTTGGAAGGGACTCTGGGTGGACCCTTCCTGGAAGTGGTACAGGCTTTACACGCAGAACAGACCGGAGGACAAGACCGATGA
- a CDS encoding LON peptidase substrate-binding domain-containing protein yields MSPILNRRIFLWSILATASIFVLSAERLLNSVSAQTLHSAGHTQLPIWPSKGFVTFPGQSTGLHAYTPEEITLVNQALKVDGYLGIILHGARIGCSCKIVEHELLTNGSINLQIVGEQPFHVEAYTQRQPYKIAEVTWLNEEPVNEDLTPLVTQIRQLAIDCNKMSIEKLGLLAREDISVMLSSFVSNLPNTPLELSYAFAPATGSFEEQQYLLEIRNTALRLQRELNTLQRIHRDLKAELSQPK; encoded by the coding sequence ATGAGTCCCATCCTGAACCGCCGTATTTTCCTTTGGAGCATTCTGGCTACAGCCAGTATTTTTGTGCTTTCTGCTGAACGATTACTAAATTCAGTATCCGCTCAAACACTCCATAGCGCAGGGCACACGCAACTTCCTATTTGGCCTTCAAAAGGATTTGTTACTTTTCCTGGTCAGTCTACAGGTCTCCACGCCTATACCCCTGAAGAGATTACTCTAGTCAATCAGGCATTGAAAGTGGATGGATACCTAGGAATTATATTGCATGGTGCGCGTATCGGTTGCTCTTGCAAAATAGTTGAGCATGAATTGTTAACCAATGGTAGTATCAATCTTCAAATTGTTGGTGAGCAACCCTTTCACGTGGAAGCCTATACACAGCGGCAACCCTACAAGATCGCTGAGGTTACATGGCTGAATGAGGAGCCAGTTAATGAAGATCTCACTCCGCTAGTTACTCAGATACGTCAGCTTGCTATTGATTGCAACAAAATGAGTATTGAGAAGTTAGGGCTTTTAGCAAGGGAAGATATTTCTGTTATGCTCTCTAGTTTCGTCTCTAATCTCCCGAATACACCCCTTGAGCTATCTTATGCTTTCGCACCCGCAACAGGCTCCTTTGAAGAGCAGCAATATCTCTTGGAAATACGCAATACAGCCCTGCGATTGCAAAGGGAGCTAAATACGTTACAGCGTATACATAGAGATTTAAAAGCTGAGCTTAGCCAACCTAAGTAG
- a CDS encoding serine hydrolase domain-containing protein has protein sequence MHLRFSRPLVFCLMLILLFYSALSVSSETAISSENLPAKIDTIVQKYHDFRQFDGIVLVAQKGKILYKKAFGIADREWNIPITVSTKFKIASITKQFTALLVMQLVERGTLKLEGTIADYLPDYRKDTGSKITLKHLLTHTSGLPNLDENAGFYQSHDSQLSSPIYVVKSFCSGDLISEPGLKFNYNNADYIILGAILEKVTGKPYKQLLQTEILQPLNMFSSGLVNEETVLGNLARGYTYNNGIYTNEPYFRIQNFYAAGAMYATIDDLYLWDRALDINRLLSKSATMVMFTPSQELGYVALGSWAYTLKMSGGAKPLFVERQGSIGAFHSLNLRAPEQEIALILLSNLDNSDLFTIYAKKGLPYELLQAIFEPRTDEPK, from the coding sequence ATGCACCTTCGGTTTTCTCGCCCACTAGTCTTCTGTCTCATGTTGATTTTGCTTTTTTATAGTGCCTTATCTGTAAGTAGTGAAACAGCTATAAGTAGTGAAAATCTTCCTGCAAAGATCGATACAATTGTTCAGAAATACCATGATTTTCGGCAATTCGATGGAATTGTTCTGGTAGCCCAAAAAGGGAAAATCCTCTACAAAAAAGCTTTTGGGATCGCAGACCGCGAGTGGAACATCCCGATTACTGTTAGCACCAAATTTAAAATCGCCTCAATTACGAAACAGTTTACAGCACTCTTGGTCATGCAACTTGTTGAGCGAGGAACACTCAAACTCGAAGGAACGATCGCTGACTACTTGCCAGATTACCGCAAAGATACAGGTAGCAAGATCACGCTCAAGCATCTCTTAACCCATACTTCTGGATTGCCTAATCTTGACGAGAATGCAGGTTTCTATCAGAGCCACGATTCGCAACTCTCTAGTCCCATTTATGTTGTTAAGTCTTTCTGTAGTGGAGACTTAATCAGCGAACCGGGTCTGAAGTTTAACTATAATAACGCGGACTATATTATTCTTGGAGCAATTCTCGAAAAAGTGACAGGTAAGCCCTACAAGCAGTTGCTCCAGACTGAAATTTTACAACCGCTCAATATGTTTTCCTCTGGGCTTGTAAATGAAGAAACAGTCTTAGGAAATCTCGCTCGTGGCTATACCTACAACAATGGGATCTATACAAATGAGCCATATTTTCGCATCCAGAATTTCTACGCTGCGGGAGCAATGTACGCGACTATTGATGATCTGTATCTCTGGGATCGCGCTTTAGATATCAATCGTTTATTGAGTAAATCTGCGACAATGGTCATGTTTACGCCCTCTCAAGAACTCGGCTACGTTGCTCTCGGTAGTTGGGCCTATACGCTAAAAATGTCGGGAGGAGCAAAGCCATTATTTGTCGAGCGTCAGGGTAGCATTGGGGCTTTTCATAGTCTCAATCTACGGGCACCTGAGCAGGAAATTGCGTTGATCTTGCTCAGCAACCTTGACAACTCAGACCTATTTACAATCTATGCTAAAAAAGGATTACCGTACGAGTTGCTTCAGGCTATCTTTGAACCTCGTACAGATGAGCCGAAATAA
- a CDS encoding helix-turn-helix domain-containing protein, which translates to MKDRSEAKMDALNAFLDGNPDPREYKRALAVKMALQGYPYVEIMSLLNVCAAFISKWKSNFLFAGVEGLKLAYRGFPGRLNPEQKEEIITWLQQRNY; encoded by the coding sequence ATGAAGGACAGAAGCGAGGCAAAAATGGACGCACTAAATGCTTTTTTAGATGGCAATCCCGACCCACGGGAGTACAAGAGAGCCTTGGCAGTCAAAATGGCTCTTCAAGGCTATCCGTATGTAGAAATCATGAGCCTACTTAATGTTTGTGCTGCATTTATCAGTAAATGGAAATCTAATTTCCTATTTGCTGGGGTGGAAGGATTAAAGTTAGCCTATCGCGGTTTTCCTGGTCGTCTTAACCCAGAACAAAAGGAAGAAATAATTACTTGGTTGCAGCAAAGAAATTATTGA
- a CDS encoding winged helix-turn-helix domain-containing protein, which translates to MEALADFIYEHYQVEFSSRQSYSALLHEAGITWKKAQGVNPT; encoded by the coding sequence ATCGAAGCGTTAGCAGACTTTATCTATGAGCATTATCAAGTTGAGTTTTCCTCACGGCAAAGTTATTCTGCTTTATTGCATGAGGCGGGTATTACTTGGAAAAAGGCTCAAGGCGTGAATCCTACTTAA
- a CDS encoding transposase yields the protein MKGYVWGKVGEKAQIPIVNDRERQTYYGALNCVSGRFHITPSKKGDSQETIHFIKYLQKEYPGIKLKLFWNGASYHDSEDIRNFLSEENKGLERKDWKVECIQFAPYAPEQNPTEDIWRCGKKFIRECWHLCKSFAKETVQIRLPKAEKDRLDLYCEKVGRTQTDLIREFIRSLPV from the coding sequence ATGAAGGGTTATGTTTGGGGTAAAGTTGGTGAAAAGGCTCAAATTCCCATAGTCAATGACCGAGAGCGCCAGACATACTATGGAGCCTTAAATTGTGTGAGTGGTAGGTTTCATATCACCCCTTCTAAGAAGGGAGATTCACAGGAAACCATACACTTTATCAAGTATTTACAAAAAGAATATCCAGGCATTAAGTTGAAATTGTTTTGGAATGGAGCGAGCTACCACGATTCAGAGGATATTAGAAATTTTTTGTCAGAGGAAAATAAAGGTCTAGAGCGCAAAGATTGGAAAGTAGAATGTATACAATTTGCTCCTTATGCCCCAGAGCAAAATCCAACAGAAGATATTTGGAGATGTGGCAAAAAGTTCATCCGAGAGTGTTGGCACTTATGCAAATCATTTGCGAAAGAAACAGTTCAAATAAGACTGCCTAAAGCTGAGAAGGATAGGCTGGATTTGTACTGCGAAAAAGTCGGTAGAACACAGACTGACTTGATCCGAGAGTTCATCCGCTCATTGCCTGTCTAA
- a CDS encoding AMP-binding protein yields MRLVCQTDYADFSAQQVFLQLAPLAFDASTFEIWGALLNGARLVLMPAATPSLEELAQALQTYAITTLWLTAGLFHLMVDAQLAALSAVAQVLAGGDVLSVGHVRRLLEQPGERVLINGYGPTESTTFACCHRMRSFKEMPGSVPIGRPIANTQVYILDGYQQPVPAGIAGELYVGGAGLALGYLNQEQLSAQQFISSPVVGARLYKTGDRVRYLGDGTIEFLGRWDAQVKIRGYRIEIGEVESVLHSHPQVREGVVLPAQDRLVAYVVGVGGRPVSEVELRTFLKEVLPEPMVPTIFVNVAALPLTANGKVDRKALPAPAPARETNSIAPRTALELQLVQLWEELLALHPIGVTENFFDLGGHSLLAVHLIAQIQKRLGQHLPLAALFKHGTIEGLAALLQTRDLAVSPLVALQPLGCKRPFFCVHPAGGGVMCLRDLVRHLGQDQPCYGLQARGIEDDQEPFTDVTAMAAYYLQALRALQPEGPYRLGGYSMGAIVAFEMAQQLQCAGQTVALLAVLDVGAPGCTHLQVRVEEAQILADLAANMNIPLTYEALMALPETERLSTWVEYGRIAYALPAAMDLQLAQRFLQVYQANLQAIASYNPVPYSGRVILFQAQDHGLDFAPDWEALTIGIDVYTVAGSHETLLTEPHVPALAALLRTHLDTVTNT; encoded by the coding sequence GTGCGCCTGGTGTGTCAGACGGACTACGCGGACTTCAGCGCCCAGCAGGTTTTTCTACAGCTTGCGCCCTTGGCATTTGACGCCTCGACATTTGAGATCTGGGGGGCGCTACTCAACGGGGCACGTCTGGTGCTGATGCCTGCTGCCACCCCTTCGTTGGAGGAGTTGGCCCAAGCGTTGCAGACCTACGCCATCACGACCTTGTGGCTGACAGCAGGACTTTTTCATCTGATGGTGGATGCACAGCTAGCAGCATTAAGCGCTGTGGCGCAGGTGTTGGCGGGCGGGGATGTGCTGAGTGTGGGTCATGTGCGCAGGCTGTTGGAGCAGCCTGGAGAGCGTGTGCTCATCAATGGGTATGGTCCGACGGAGAGTACGACGTTTGCGTGCTGTCACCGGATGCGGAGCTTTAAGGAGATGCCAGGGAGTGTGCCGATAGGTCGTCCGATTGCGAACACGCAGGTATATATCTTGGATGGCTATCAGCAGCCGGTGCCGGCGGGGATAGCTGGGGAGTTGTATGTGGGGGGAGCGGGATTGGCGCTGGGGTACCTGAACCAAGAGCAGTTGAGCGCGCAGCAGTTCATCTCTAGTCCGGTGGTGGGAGCGCGGTTGTACAAGACTGGGGACCGGGTGCGGTATCTCGGGGATGGGACGATTGAATTTCTAGGTCGCTGGGATGCCCAGGTAAAAATACGGGGCTACCGCATCGAGATAGGTGAAGTGGAGAGTGTGCTCCACAGCCATCCGCAGGTGCGCGAAGGGGTGGTGCTACCTGCTCAAGACCGGCTGGTAGCTTATGTGGTCGGGGTGGGGGGGCGGCCTGTTTCTGAAGTGGAGCTGCGGACCTTTTTGAAGGAGGTGTTGCCGGAGCCTATGGTTCCTACGATCTTTGTGAATGTGGCGGCGCTGCCCCTGACTGCCAACGGTAAGGTAGACCGCAAGGCTCTCCCTGCGCCCGCCCCTGCCCGTGAAACCAACTCCATCGCGCCGCGCACCGCCCTCGAACTTCAGCTTGTCCAACTTTGGGAAGAACTCCTCGCCCTGCATCCGATTGGCGTCACGGAGAACTTCTTCGACCTCGGGGGGCACTCGCTTTTGGCTGTGCACCTCATCGCCCAGATTCAGAAGCGCTTAGGCCAGCACCTACCCTTGGCTGCCCTCTTCAAACACGGAACTATCGAAGGGTTGGCGGCCTTGCTCCAGACCCGTGACCTTGCTGTATCTCCTCTAGTCGCCCTCCAACCGTTGGGTTGCAAGAGGCCCTTTTTCTGTGTCCATCCCGCTGGAGGCGGTGTGATGTGCCTGCGGGACCTTGTCCGCCATCTCGGTCAGGACCAGCCTTGCTATGGGCTTCAGGCCCGCGGGATAGAGGATGACCAGGAACCGTTCACCGACGTGACGGCGATGGCAGCCTACTACCTCCAGGCGCTGCGTGCGCTTCAACCAGAAGGGCCTTATCGGTTGGGTGGCTACAGCATGGGAGCCATAGTCGCCTTCGAGATGGCCCAGCAGCTCCAATGTGCGGGGCAGACTGTGGCGCTGCTGGCTGTTTTGGATGTGGGTGCACCTGGCTGTACCCATCTGCAAGTCCGGGTTGAGGAAGCTCAGATCCTTGCCGATCTAGCCGCTAACATGAATATCCCCCTCACCTACGAAGCCCTCATGGCTTTACCCGAGACCGAGCGCCTGAGTACATGGGTGGAATACGGACGCATCGCCTACGCTCTACCCGCCGCCATGGACCTCCAACTCGCCCAGCGCTTCCTCCAGGTCTACCAAGCCAACCTCCAAGCCATCGCCTCCTATAATCCCGTCCCTTATTCTGGTCGGGTTATCTTGTTCCAGGCTCAAGATCATGGTCTGGACTTTGCCCCGGACTGGGAGGCGCTGACCATCGGTATAGACGTCTACACCGTAGCAGGCAGCCATGAAACCCTCCTGACCGAACCCCATGTCCCAGCCCTAGCCGCCCTTCTGCGGACCCATCTGGATACTGTCACTAATACGTGA
- a CDS encoding condensation domain-containing protein: MTAPPKRSLGLSAQKLALLSLLLEEEGEDLASPSDPIPRRLDSGPVPLSYAQQRLWFLDQLEPGTAVYNIAGGMRVKGFLDLKALEHSLNEIVRRHESLRTTFISVEGRPLQIIAPYEPFSVCVVDLRALPEAEREAQVQQLTAEEARRPFDLAVGPLLRLQLLSLASDEYTLLLSMHHIISDGWSMGVLLRELTTFYTAFAQGHPAILPELPIQYPDFAHWQQQWLQGELLQTQLDYWHQQLTGAPTVLALPTDFPRPPVQSYRGMTHYFSLPRTVTTALTLLAQQEGATLFMVLLAVFKVLLYRYTGQEDLLIGSLIANRNRAELEPLIGFFVNTLVLRTDLSGEPTFRELLRRVRTMTLGAYAHQDLPFERVMEHLKPERTLSYAPLFQVMFVLQNTPVPDPQASDGPRFTPLEFENNTAKFDLSLAMVETDQGLEAALQYNTDLFTQATIERLAGHLSTLIQSALDHPDQPIHALTLLPAPERAALLALGQGPQTDYPRDATIHQLFEAQVLRAPEAIALVFGTQQHSYGTLDHQANHLARHLQALGVTPATPVGLCVTRSPQMIIALLGILKAGAAYVPLDPQFPPERLSFMVTDAAVTLVLTVRPLQALVPETVPQVLLDEPWPRYPDAVHDSGQTGCSLAYILYTSGSTGKPKGVLTPPSCGRAPGVSDGLRGLQRPAGFSTACALGI; encoded by the coding sequence ATGACTGCTCCCCCCAAGCGTAGCCTGGGTCTCTCCGCCCAGAAACTAGCCCTACTCAGCCTGCTGCTCGAGGAAGAAGGAGAGGATCTTGCCAGTCCGTCTGACCCCATTCCCCGCCGCCTGGACTCCGGTCCGGTCCCCCTCTCCTACGCGCAGCAACGGCTATGGTTTTTGGACCAGCTAGAACCGGGCACGGCGGTCTACAACATTGCTGGGGGGATGCGCGTCAAAGGTTTCCTTGACCTCAAAGCCCTAGAGCATAGCCTGAACGAGATTGTCCGCCGCCATGAGAGCCTGCGGACCACGTTTATTAGTGTCGAGGGGCGGCCTTTGCAGATCATCGCCCCCTATGAGCCCTTCTCTGTGTGTGTCGTGGACTTGCGCGCCTTACCTGAGGCTGAACGTGAAGCCCAAGTCCAGCAGTTGACCGCTGAGGAGGCTCGCCGCCCCTTTGATCTGGCGGTGGGCCCGCTTTTGCGGCTCCAGCTTCTGTCTTTAGCGAGCGATGAATATACGCTCCTCCTATCGATGCACCACATTATTAGCGATGGTTGGTCGATGGGGGTCCTCTTGCGCGAACTCACCACTTTCTACACTGCTTTCGCTCAAGGGCACCCTGCCATCCTGCCCGAACTGCCGATTCAATATCCTGACTTCGCCCACTGGCAGCAGCAATGGCTCCAAGGCGAGCTACTCCAGACCCAATTGGACTATTGGCACCAACAATTGACCGGAGCCCCGACAGTCCTGGCGCTACCCACGGACTTTCCCCGGCCCCCCGTCCAGAGCTATCGGGGGATGACCCATTACTTTAGCCTGCCGCGTACTGTGACTACTGCCCTTACGCTGCTTGCGCAGCAGGAAGGGGCGACGCTGTTCATGGTATTGCTTGCTGTATTTAAAGTGTTGCTCTACCGCTATACCGGACAGGAAGACCTGCTCATCGGCTCGCTCATCGCCAACCGCAACCGCGCCGAACTCGAACCGTTGATTGGCTTTTTCGTCAACACTTTAGTCCTCAGAACCGACCTGAGCGGTGAGCCGACCTTCCGGGAGCTACTCCGGCGGGTGCGTACCATGACCCTCGGAGCCTACGCCCACCAGGACCTGCCCTTCGAACGGGTGATGGAGCACCTCAAGCCCGAGCGCACCCTGAGCTACGCGCCGCTGTTTCAGGTCATGTTTGTCCTCCAAAACACTCCTGTACCAGACCCGCAGGCGTCAGATGGCCCCCGCTTTACCCCCTTGGAGTTTGAGAACAACACCGCCAAGTTTGACTTGAGTCTGGCGATGGTCGAAACTGACCAGGGTCTGGAAGCTGCGCTCCAATACAATACCGATCTTTTCACCCAAGCCACGATAGAGCGTCTCGCCGGTCACCTGAGCACCCTTATCCAGAGCGCCCTCGACCACCCCGACCAGCCCATCCATGCCCTGACCCTCTTGCCTGCTCCAGAACGCGCCGCCCTCCTCGCCCTCGGTCAAGGCCCGCAGACCGACTATCCCCGAGATGCCACTATCCATCAACTGTTTGAAGCCCAAGTGCTCCGCGCCCCTGAGGCCATCGCCCTCGTTTTTGGTACCCAGCAGCACTCCTACGGCACCCTCGACCACCAAGCTAATCACCTCGCCCGCCACCTGCAAGCGCTCGGCGTCACCCCTGCCACCCCGGTGGGCCTCTGTGTCACGCGCAGCCCCCAGATGATTATCGCCCTGTTGGGCATCCTCAAGGCGGGCGCAGCCTATGTCCCGCTGGACCCCCAGTTCCCGCCAGAGCGCCTGAGCTTCATGGTCACCGATGCCGCAGTCACCCTGGTGCTGACCGTCCGCCCACTCCAAGCACTCGTGCCAGAGACTGTCCCTCAGGTGCTCTTAGATGAGCCTTGGCCGCGCTACCCCGATGCTGTGCATGACTCTGGGCAAACCGGCTGCAGCCTCGCGTATATCCTGTACACCAGTGGCTCCACCGGCAAGCCCAAAGGCGTCTTGACCCCCCCATCGTGCGGTCGTGCGCCTGGTGTGTCAGACGGACTACGCGGACTTCAGCGCCCAGCAGGTTTTTCTACAGCTTGCGCCCTTGGCATTTGA